The Methanomicrobia archaeon nucleotide sequence GACCATTTGGCGATGAGCACGAACGGCTTGATATCGCAATACATCCACACGTTTCAGAAAAATGACGGAATACAGGTAAGCGTGGATGGAGACGAGAAAGTACATAATTTCATCCGTGGTAAGGACAGCTATAAAAAAAGCATTAAATGCTTTGAAAATGTTGGATGAGCACGGGATACGCCATTCTCTCTCGTTTACCATCAATCAAGCGAACAAGCGCTGCATTGATCACATCATAGACCTCTGCATTGAAACAGAAGCTTCTACACTCAATTTCAATATCAATCAGTTAGTAAGGAAAAGCGAGTGTTTAAGCAAACAATCTTTTATAGTTAGATAACCCTTTTAACCTTCATTTCTAAATTAGAGAAGAGTAGTGAAGACATATGATCAGCATAGCGATCCCAAAGGGCAGCTTGGAAGCGCAGACAATGCTGCTCTTCAAGCAGGCGGGTCTGGAGGTAAAGGTGACGAGCCGGGAGTACAACCCGACAATCACGGATCCGCGGATCGAGAAGGTGAAGATCCTCCGGCCGCAGGAGATACCGGAGTACGTGGAGAAAGGTTACTTCGACATGGGCATTACCGGCAAGGACTGGATCGAGGAGCGAGACGCGGAGGTCGTGGAGATTGCGGATATGCGGTACAGCAAGATGGCGGAGAAAGAGAGCACCGTGAATATTGTCCTGGCTGTGCAGGCTGACCGCAGGGACATCCAGGACGCGAAAGATCTGCCGCCGCAGAGCAAGATCAGCACCGAGTATCCGAACATCACCCGGAAGTTCTTCGAACGGCTCGGCATACCGGTCCAGATCTTCTTCTCGTATGGCGCGACGGAAGCGAAAGACATGATGGACGGCATTGTGGAACTGACGGAGACGGGCGAGACCCTGCGGAAGAACAACTGGCGGATCATCGCTACGCTGCTAGAGTCGTCCACAAAGCTGATCGCGAACAAGGACTCATGGGCAGATGCGAGGAAGCGGCGCGCGATGGAAGAGATCAGGACGTTACTCGCCGGTGTG carries:
- a CDS encoding ATP phosphoribosyltransferase, whose product is MISIAIPKGSLEAQTMLLFKQAGLEVKVTSREYNPTITDPRIEKVKILRPQEIPEYVEKGYFDMGITGKDWIEERDAEVVEIADMRYSKMAEKESTVNIVLAVQADRRDIQDAKDLPPQSKISTEYPNITRKFFERLGIPVQIFFSYGATEAKDMMDGIVELTETGETLRKNNWRIIATLLESSTKLIANKDSWADARKRRAMEEIRTLLAGVLEARGKVLLSMNVASDRLKELIEVLPAMKRPTISQLYDSEINHTRYYAVETVVSKHEVNVLIPLLKSKGAEDIIEIDITKIVK